From Pseudoxanthomonas sp. YR558, the proteins below share one genomic window:
- a CDS encoding dienelactone hydrolase family protein, whose product MDSSRATASAFDQRVLDLYDDYVHGRVDRRGFLSGAAQFAVGGTTAAALLAALAPQYAFAAQVAVDDARITTVYRTFPAPQGHGEGRGLLAMPREPGPHPVVLVVHENRGLNPYIEDVARRLAVAGFIAFAPDALYPLGGYPGNDDTGREMQATLDRAKVMADLEAAARFAHALPRGNGKLGVVGFCFGGLVTNVLASRLPEVVDAGVPYYGGQPTAEEAARIKAPLLLQFAALDTRVNAGWPAYEQQLKAAGVPYTAYLYPDANHGFHNDTTPRYDAAAAALSWQRTLAFFGQHLR is encoded by the coding sequence ATGGATTCGTCGCGCGCCACCGCTTCCGCGTTCGACCAGCGCGTGCTGGACCTGTACGACGACTACGTCCATGGCCGGGTCGACCGCCGCGGCTTCCTGTCGGGCGCGGCGCAGTTCGCCGTCGGCGGTACGACGGCGGCCGCGTTGCTCGCGGCGTTGGCGCCGCAGTACGCGTTCGCTGCGCAGGTGGCCGTAGACGATGCGCGCATCACTACGGTCTATCGCACGTTCCCCGCGCCGCAGGGCCATGGTGAAGGACGCGGCTTGCTGGCGATGCCGCGCGAGCCGGGACCGCATCCGGTGGTGTTGGTGGTGCACGAGAACCGCGGACTGAATCCGTACATCGAGGATGTCGCGCGTCGCCTTGCCGTGGCCGGCTTCATCGCGTTCGCGCCGGACGCGCTGTATCCGCTGGGCGGGTATCCCGGCAACGACGACACCGGGCGGGAGATGCAGGCCACGCTGGATCGCGCGAAGGTGATGGCCGATCTCGAAGCCGCCGCGCGCTTCGCGCATGCGCTACCGCGCGGCAACGGCAAGCTCGGCGTGGTCGGTTTCTGCTTCGGCGGGCTGGTGACCAACGTGCTGGCCTCGCGCCTGCCGGAGGTCGTCGACGCCGGCGTGCCGTACTACGGCGGCCAGCCGACCGCGGAAGAGGCGGCGCGCATCAAGGCGCCGTTGCTGCTGCAATTCGCCGCGCTGGATACGCGCGTCAACGCAGGATGGCCCGCCTACGAGCAACAGTTGAAGGCCGCGGGCGTGCCTTACACGGCCTACCTCTATCCCGACGCGAACCACGGCTTCCACAACGACACCACGCCACGCTACGACGCCGCCGCTGCGGCATTGTCCTGGCAGCGCACGCTCGCCTTCTTCGGCCAGCACCTGCGCTGA
- the prmC gene encoding peptide chain release factor N(5)-glutamine methyltransferase, translating to MSDPASLRLDHALRAAASRLAGLDARHEAEQLLLHVIGRDRAWLFAHGDAALAGTDASAFEALLARRIAGEPVAYLIGHRGFWTLDLLVSPATLIPRPETERLVELALERLPADRPLRIADLGTGTGAIALSLASERPQAQVVATDFSADALAVARANGVSNAIANVEFRHGSWFAPLQGEHFHLVASNPPYIADGDAHLTQGDLRFEPPTALSSGADGLEAIREIVGDASTHLMPGGWLLLEHGWDQGAAIRALMTAAGFVDVATETDLEQRDRVTLGRVTEGQDASR from the coding sequence ATGTCCGATCCCGCCTCCCTGCGTCTCGACCACGCCCTGCGCGCCGCCGCGAGCCGACTGGCCGGCCTGGACGCCCGGCATGAAGCCGAGCAACTGCTGCTGCACGTGATCGGTCGCGACCGCGCCTGGCTGTTCGCGCATGGCGATGCCGCGCTGGCAGGCACGGACGCGTCGGCGTTCGAGGCGCTGCTGGCGCGCCGGATCGCCGGCGAGCCGGTGGCCTACCTGATCGGGCATCGTGGTTTCTGGACGCTCGACCTGCTGGTGTCGCCTGCCACCTTGATCCCGCGCCCGGAAACCGAGCGCCTGGTCGAGCTGGCGCTGGAGCGGCTGCCGGCGGACAGGCCGTTGCGCATCGCCGACCTCGGCACCGGCACCGGTGCGATCGCGCTGTCGCTGGCGAGCGAGCGGCCGCAGGCGCAGGTGGTGGCGACCGATTTCAGCGCAGACGCGCTTGCCGTCGCACGCGCAAACGGCGTGTCGAACGCCATCGCCAACGTCGAATTTCGCCACGGTAGTTGGTTTGCACCGCTGCAGGGCGAACACTTCCACCTGGTCGCGAGCAACCCGCCCTACATCGCCGACGGCGACGCGCATCTGACGCAGGGCGACCTGCGCTTCGAGCCGCCGACGGCGTTGTCCTCCGGGGCGGACGGGCTGGAGGCGATCCGCGAGATCGTGGGCGACGCATCGACGCACCTCATGCCCGGCGGCTGGTTGCTGCTGGAGCATGGCTGGGACCAGGGCGCGGCGATCCGCGCGCTCATGACCGCCGCCGGCTTCGTCGACGTGGCCACGGAGACGGACCTGGAGCAGCGGGACCGCGTGACCCTTGGGCGCGTCACGGAAGGGCAAGACGCGAGCCGCTAG
- the ahpC gene encoding alkyl hydroperoxide reductase subunit C yields the protein MSLINTAVQPFKTTAFHNGEFVEVTDGTLKGKWSVLIFMPAAFTFNCPTEVEDAAANYAEFQKAGAEVYIVTTDTHFSHKVWHETSPAVGKAQFPLVGDPTHQLTRAFGVHIEEEGLALRGTFVINPEGVIKTAEVHSNEIARDVSETLRKLKAAQFTAANPGQVCPAKWKEGAQTIAPSLDLVGKI from the coding sequence ATGTCCCTGATCAACACCGCGGTCCAGCCGTTCAAGACCACCGCCTTCCACAACGGCGAATTCGTCGAAGTCACCGACGGCACCCTGAAGGGCAAGTGGTCGGTCCTGATCTTCATGCCGGCCGCCTTCACCTTCAATTGCCCGACCGAAGTGGAAGACGCCGCCGCCAATTACGCCGAGTTCCAGAAGGCCGGCGCCGAGGTCTACATCGTCACCACCGACACGCACTTCTCGCACAAGGTGTGGCACGAAACCTCCCCGGCGGTGGGCAAGGCCCAGTTTCCGCTGGTTGGCGACCCGACCCACCAGCTGACCCGCGCGTTCGGCGTGCACATCGAGGAAGAAGGCCTGGCCCTGCGTGGCACCTTCGTCATCAACCCGGAAGGCGTCATCAAGACCGCCGAAGTCCACAGCAACGAGATCGCCCGTGACGTGTCGGAAACCCTGCGCAAGCTGAAGGCCGCGCAGTTCACCGCCGCCAACCCCGGCCAAGTCTGCCCGGCCAAGTGGAAGGAAGGCGCACAGACGATCGCCCCGTCGCTGGACCTGGTCGGCAAGATCTAA
- a CDS encoding 5'-3' exonuclease H3TH domain-containing protein, whose amino-acid sequence MPDEFQDADGWPTNAVHGFARFLLELLEKERPAHIAIAFDEALDSCFRNRLYPAYKANRDPAPEELRRQFTHCKALCAALGLSVLSHGEYEADDLIGSALHAARPLDFRGVIVSADKDLSQLLTEHDEQWDFARGQRWGMAGVKARHGVEARQIADYLALTGDAVDNIPGVSGIGAKSAAILLAHFGDLDTLLARVDEVAFLRLRGAATMATRLREQREHALLWRQLTTIALDAPLGDIATGHARGQADGDMLAGLSDALRFGPMTRRRLRVAAGLEDGGYARL is encoded by the coding sequence ATGCCGGACGAATTCCAGGACGCCGATGGCTGGCCCACCAACGCGGTGCATGGCTTCGCGCGTTTCCTGCTGGAGCTGCTGGAGAAGGAGCGCCCGGCGCATATCGCGATCGCCTTCGACGAAGCGCTCGACAGCTGCTTCCGCAACCGTCTGTACCCAGCCTACAAAGCCAACCGCGACCCCGCGCCGGAGGAGTTGCGCCGGCAGTTCACCCACTGCAAGGCACTCTGCGCCGCGCTCGGCCTGAGCGTGCTGTCGCATGGCGAATACGAAGCCGACGACCTGATCGGCAGCGCGCTACATGCTGCGCGGCCGCTGGACTTCCGTGGCGTCATCGTGTCGGCCGACAAGGACCTCTCCCAGTTGCTGACCGAACACGACGAGCAATGGGACTTCGCGCGCGGCCAGCGCTGGGGCATGGCGGGCGTGAAGGCGCGCCATGGCGTGGAGGCGCGGCAGATCGCCGACTACCTCGCGCTCACCGGCGATGCGGTGGACAACATTCCGGGCGTCAGCGGCATCGGCGCGAAGTCGGCCGCCATCCTGCTCGCGCACTTCGGCGATCTCGACACGCTGCTGGCGCGCGTGGACGAAGTGGCGTTCCTGCGCCTGCGCGGCGCCGCGACCATGGCGACGCGTTTGCGCGAGCAGCGGGAACACGCACTGCTGTGGCGCCAGCTCACCACCATCGCGCTGGATGCCCCACTCGGTGACATCGCCACCGGTCACGCACGCGGGCAGGCCGACGGCGACATGCTCGCCGGGCTGTCGGACGCCCTGCGCTTCGGCCCGATGACACGGCGCCGACTGCGCGTGGCCGCCGGGCTGGAGGATGGCGGCTACGCCCGCCTGTAA
- the pip gene encoding prolyl aminopeptidase produces MRTLYPDIEPFDTGTLKVDDRHELYYEQCGNPQGKPVVLLHGGPGAGCSPKMRRFHDPAKYRIVLFDQRGSGRSTPHADLVGNTTWDLVADIEKLREKLGIERWQVFGGSWGSTLALAYAEAHPQRVTELVLRGIFMLRRWELEWFYQEGASRLFPDAWEHYVTAIPSVERHDLISAFHRRLTSDDKATRLAAAKAWSVWEGATSFLHVDADFVSGHEEPEFALAFARIENHYFVNGGFFEVEDQLLRDAPRIADIPGVIVHGRYDVVCPVANAWELHKAWPKAKLEITPASGHSAFEAENVDALVRATDAFA; encoded by the coding sequence ATGCGCACGCTGTACCCCGATATCGAACCCTTCGACACCGGCACGCTGAAGGTCGATGACCGCCATGAGCTGTACTACGAGCAATGCGGCAACCCGCAGGGCAAGCCCGTGGTGCTGCTGCACGGTGGCCCGGGCGCGGGCTGCAGCCCGAAGATGCGCCGCTTCCACGATCCCGCGAAGTACCGCATCGTGCTGTTCGACCAGCGCGGCTCCGGCCGCTCCACGCCGCATGCGGACCTGGTAGGCAACACCACTTGGGACCTCGTGGCCGACATCGAGAAACTGCGCGAAAAGCTCGGCATCGAGCGCTGGCAGGTGTTCGGCGGCAGCTGGGGTTCGACGCTGGCGCTGGCGTACGCCGAAGCGCATCCGCAGCGCGTGACCGAGCTGGTGCTGCGCGGCATCTTCATGCTGCGCCGCTGGGAGCTGGAATGGTTCTACCAGGAAGGCGCGAGCCGCCTGTTCCCCGATGCGTGGGAGCATTACGTCACCGCGATTCCGTCCGTCGAACGCCACGACCTGATCTCGGCGTTCCATCGCCGCCTGACCTCCGACGACAAGGCCACGCGCCTGGCGGCGGCGAAGGCGTGGAGCGTGTGGGAGGGCGCGACCAGCTTCCTGCACGTCGATGCGGATTTCGTCAGTGGCCACGAAGAGCCGGAATTCGCGCTCGCGTTTGCGCGCATCGAGAATCACTACTTCGTCAACGGCGGCTTCTTCGAGGTCGAAGACCAGCTGCTGCGCGACGCCCCGCGCATCGCCGACATCCCGGGCGTGATCGTGCATGGCCGCTATGACGTGGTCTGCCCGGTCGCCAACGCGTGGGAGCTGCACAAGGCCTGGCCGAAGGCGAAGCTGGAGATCACGCCCGCCTCGGGCCATTCAGCGTTCGAAGCCGAGAACGTCGACGCGCTGGTGCGCGCGACGGACGCCTTCGCCTGA
- a CDS encoding DUF4019 domain-containing protein, with protein sequence MTIAQTEPVHETRIGLEDVDIPRLGMSAMRFIKAIERGQHEVLWEAASDTIRRAMGREAFIALLAQRHGALGPGLDRRWAAVRVDQPGQRPQWQPGTYAVLEFSVAFGATAAPHRETVTLRREDEGVWRLAGYAVRAS encoded by the coding sequence ATGACGATCGCGCAAACCGAGCCGGTGCACGAAACCCGGATCGGACTGGAGGACGTCGATATTCCCCGCCTGGGCATGTCGGCCATGCGCTTCATCAAAGCGATCGAGCGCGGCCAGCACGAGGTCCTGTGGGAAGCCGCTTCGGACACCATCCGGCGCGCAATGGGCCGTGAAGCCTTCATCGCACTGCTAGCGCAACGCCACGGCGCGCTCGGGCCCGGCCTGGACCGGCGCTGGGCAGCAGTGCGGGTCGATCAGCCGGGCCAGCGTCCGCAATGGCAGCCGGGCACGTATGCGGTGCTGGAGTTCTCTGTCGCGTTTGGCGCAACCGCGGCGCCGCATCGCGAAACGGTGACCCTGCGGCGAGAAGACGAGGGCGTCTGGCGCCTGGCCGGTTACGCGGTCAGGGCATCCTGA
- a CDS encoding nitroreductase, protein MSLPSPLQFLDARRSVPSKQLGEPGPDDATLLRMLTSAVRVPDHGKLVPFRFIRIQGNARHALGEQLAARTLHLDPGAASAVVEKDRARFSHAPTIITVVARLTAGHKVPEQEQLLTAGSVCFALLQAALALGFGAQWLTGWMAYDEAVAATLGLAPNERVAGFIHIGTPQVEAPERDRPNPAALLTDWTP, encoded by the coding sequence ATGTCGCTTCCCTCCCCCCTGCAGTTCCTCGACGCCCGTCGTTCGGTGCCCTCCAAGCAACTCGGCGAGCCCGGCCCCGACGACGCCACCCTCCTTCGCATGCTGACGTCCGCGGTCCGCGTGCCGGACCACGGCAAGCTGGTGCCGTTCCGCTTCATCCGCATCCAGGGCAACGCCCGCCATGCACTGGGCGAACAGCTTGCGGCACGCACCTTGCATCTCGACCCCGGCGCTGCCTCTGCAGTGGTGGAGAAGGATCGCGCACGCTTCTCGCATGCGCCGACCATCATCACCGTGGTCGCCCGACTCACCGCCGGCCACAAGGTGCCGGAGCAGGAGCAGCTGCTGACCGCCGGCAGTGTGTGCTTCGCGCTGCTGCAGGCCGCACTGGCGTTGGGCTTCGGCGCGCAGTGGTTGACCGGATGGATGGCCTACGACGAAGCCGTCGCCGCGACGCTCGGTCTCGCGCCGAACGAACGCGTCGCCGGCTTCATCCACATCGGCACGCCACAGGTGGAAGCGCCCGAACGCGATCGCCCGAATCCGGCCGCGCTGCTGACCGACTGGACGCCCTGA
- a CDS encoding RNA polymerase sigma factor, translating to MLVSATPNPLPDTIASPAPAATLELFLADIGPRAFRFAEAGLRHRDDALDVVQDAMMKMLVYRDRPADEWTPLFWSILRRRIVDVQRRAGFRLRWLLPTGDRGEESPVDWAPDTGVGPSQAHDQREAYARLVQALRALPARQREAFTLRVLEELDVADTARVMGCSEGSVKTHLSRARDALQKQLEEFR from the coding sequence ATGTTGGTGAGCGCCACCCCGAACCCGTTGCCGGACACGATCGCCTCGCCCGCGCCTGCGGCGACGCTGGAGCTGTTCCTGGCCGACATCGGGCCGCGCGCATTCCGTTTCGCCGAGGCCGGGCTGCGCCATCGCGACGATGCGCTGGACGTGGTGCAGGACGCGATGATGAAAATGCTGGTGTATCGCGACCGGCCCGCCGACGAATGGACCCCGTTGTTCTGGAGCATCCTGCGCCGGCGGATCGTCGACGTGCAGCGCCGCGCCGGTTTCCGCCTGCGCTGGCTGCTGCCCACCGGCGACCGCGGCGAGGAAAGCCCGGTGGACTGGGCACCCGACACGGGCGTGGGCCCGTCGCAGGCGCATGACCAGCGCGAGGCCTACGCTCGCCTTGTGCAGGCCTTGCGCGCATTGCCGGCACGCCAGCGCGAAGCGTTCACGCTGCGCGTGCTGGAAGAACTGGACGTGGCGGACACCGCACGCGTCATGGGCTGCTCGGAGGGATCGGTGAAGACGCACCTGTCCCGCGCGCGCGATGCCCTACAGAAGCAACTGGAGGAATTCCGATGA
- a CDS encoding NAD(P) transhydrogenase subunit alpha translates to MAVEVQVLKESAAGERRVAATPETVKKLIAAGAQVVVERGAGAGAGFIDQAYTDAGATLDGGEGRAHADVLLCVQAPPADAIAAFKPGASLVGVLQPTADPARADALQARGLQNFPLERLPRTTRAQAMDVLSSQAGMAGYKAVLIAAQLAPRFFPMLTTAAGTIRPSKVLIVGAGVAGLQAIATAKRLGAQVEGFDVRPETREQIESLGGKFLDLGVSAAGEGGYARQLTEEERALQQQRLADHLKGIDVVVCTAAVPGRPAPKIITAAMVAGMKPGSVIVDLAAETGGNCELTRPGDTYDQQGVTVAGPLNLASLGAVHASEMYARNVLNFVSLFIKDGALQFDWDDELLAKTVWPERPGAPAQAA, encoded by the coding sequence ATGGCGGTCGAAGTGCAGGTACTGAAGGAGTCCGCGGCCGGTGAGCGTCGCGTGGCCGCCACGCCGGAAACAGTGAAGAAGCTGATCGCCGCCGGCGCGCAGGTCGTCGTCGAGCGCGGCGCAGGTGCGGGTGCCGGTTTCATCGATCAGGCTTACACGGACGCCGGCGCCACCCTGGACGGTGGCGAGGGGCGGGCGCACGCCGACGTCCTGCTCTGCGTGCAGGCGCCGCCTGCCGATGCGATCGCCGCGTTCAAGCCGGGCGCCAGCCTGGTCGGCGTGCTCCAGCCCACCGCCGATCCCGCGCGCGCCGACGCGCTGCAGGCACGCGGCCTGCAGAATTTCCCACTCGAACGGCTGCCGCGCACCACGCGCGCGCAGGCGATGGACGTACTCAGTTCGCAGGCCGGCATGGCGGGCTACAAGGCCGTGCTGATCGCCGCGCAACTGGCGCCGCGCTTCTTTCCGATGCTCACGACCGCTGCCGGCACGATTCGCCCGTCGAAGGTGCTGATCGTCGGTGCCGGCGTGGCCGGCCTGCAGGCCATCGCGACCGCCAAGCGGCTGGGCGCGCAGGTGGAAGGCTTCGACGTGCGTCCGGAGACGCGCGAGCAGATCGAATCGCTCGGCGGCAAGTTCCTCGACTTGGGCGTCAGCGCGGCAGGCGAGGGCGGTTATGCGCGCCAGCTCACCGAAGAAGAACGCGCCCTGCAGCAGCAACGCCTGGCCGACCACCTCAAGGGCATCGACGTGGTCGTCTGCACGGCCGCGGTGCCGGGGCGTCCAGCGCCGAAGATCATCACCGCCGCGATGGTCGCGGGCATGAAGCCCGGCAGTGTCATCGTGGACCTGGCCGCGGAAACCGGCGGAAACTGCGAACTCACCCGGCCGGGCGATACCTACGACCAGCAGGGCGTGACGGTGGCCGGACCGCTGAACCTCGCCAGCCTCGGCGCGGTGCACGCCAGCGAGATGTATGCACGCAACGTGCTGAACTTCGTGTCCTTGTTCATCAAGGACGGTGCGTTGCAGTTCGACTGGGACGACGAACTGCTGGCGAAGACCGTGTGGCCCGAACGGCCTGGCGCGCCCGCACAGGCGGCCTGA
- a CDS encoding DUF1631 domain-containing protein, giving the protein MSNVLNIADRPGRETRMLDQARDAAIPPLVDAFAVALGRFDDALFDRAERAGPSQMAFLDAMRELRRRREDIIVRFRAHLQFAWKALQEGRPLSMESAFAHSPDDALTLVTDQELESRLAVRNLASVILRDCKPVLTRLDRRLGWLAGQAALEAEFNPVGAEHIGVAVHQGFAACDLTAEVRLVVIKLCERDLVPAIARIYAALDQRLAQMGVAPDMPERRAPKSEVAQDIEDLMSGDEPGAPAWAARFLNRMAGMNRGLQASHAAPASPAGFGDVPPGYSAAPGTQGVLLEALHHLLQESRRGRDVPQDQPRPSHPQRDLSQREMLSVLSLLQATPSATLRAAIGDTGESLSQRLKNEVLSSAMQLGVDPSTARLAPVDEDAIDLVGMLFDVMLDERDLDGRPRELIGRLVVPFVKVALLDRRMFVQKTHPARRLLNVLAEACEGNNGESAAERTLLTKVEEVVDRLTAEFNENLAIFLTLEEEFRSFLEQHRRRIEIAERRAAEIQRGQERLEAARARMNTELDERLSERTVPQAIEDFLRQPWAHHVTMTVLREGEEGDGLRESLALADGVLEELTEAQRHVIGKPWLQAWRPALVKVFSSVGMNLDAAAGAVDALHDTLQAVAAARPDLERALPELPQVVLPKPAVEEDTTPIQLVAGADTLDFDHSDADHFRNLAIGTWLDFIDKDNKVQPGKLSWVSPISSRLLFVNRRGVRFCVASPEELAAMVRLGRLRTHQSEDAFDSAMQGVIERLEPVPPTPLT; this is encoded by the coding sequence ATGTCGAACGTCCTCAATATCGCCGATCGTCCCGGCCGGGAAACGCGCATGCTTGATCAAGCGCGAGACGCGGCCATTCCGCCGTTGGTGGATGCCTTCGCGGTGGCGCTCGGCCGTTTCGACGATGCGCTGTTCGACCGTGCCGAGCGTGCGGGTCCGTCGCAGATGGCGTTCCTGGATGCCATGCGCGAGCTGCGCCGCCGGCGCGAAGACATCATCGTGCGCTTCCGCGCCCACCTGCAATTCGCCTGGAAGGCATTGCAGGAAGGTCGCCCGCTGTCGATGGAAAGCGCCTTCGCGCACTCTCCGGACGACGCGCTGACCCTGGTGACCGACCAGGAGCTGGAATCCCGCCTGGCCGTGCGCAACCTGGCCAGCGTGATCCTGCGCGACTGCAAGCCGGTGCTGACGCGCCTGGACCGCCGCCTCGGTTGGCTGGCCGGGCAGGCGGCGCTGGAGGCCGAATTCAATCCTGTGGGCGCTGAGCACATCGGCGTCGCGGTGCACCAGGGCTTCGCCGCCTGCGACCTGACCGCCGAAGTGCGCCTGGTCGTCATCAAGCTGTGCGAGCGCGACCTGGTGCCGGCGATCGCCCGCATCTACGCCGCGCTGGACCAGCGCCTTGCCCAGATGGGCGTGGCGCCGGATATGCCGGAGCGTCGCGCACCGAAGTCGGAAGTCGCGCAGGACATCGAGGACCTGATGTCCGGCGACGAACCCGGCGCACCCGCCTGGGCCGCCCGCTTCCTCAACCGCATGGCCGGCATGAACCGCGGCCTGCAGGCGTCCCATGCGGCGCCCGCATCACCGGCAGGATTCGGCGACGTGCCGCCGGGCTACTCCGCGGCGCCCGGTACCCAGGGCGTCCTGCTGGAAGCCCTGCATCACCTGCTGCAGGAGTCGCGCCGGGGCCGGGACGTGCCGCAGGACCAGCCGCGACCCTCCCATCCTCAGCGCGATCTGTCCCAGCGCGAGATGTTGTCCGTGTTGTCGCTGCTGCAGGCCACGCCGAGCGCCACGCTGCGTGCCGCCATCGGCGACACCGGCGAGTCGCTGTCGCAGCGGCTGAAGAACGAAGTACTCAGCAGCGCCATGCAGCTGGGCGTGGATCCGTCCACCGCGCGCCTGGCGCCGGTCGACGAGGACGCCATCGACCTGGTCGGCATGCTGTTCGACGTGATGCTCGACGAGCGCGACCTGGACGGCCGTCCGCGCGAACTGATCGGGCGCCTCGTCGTCCCGTTCGTCAAGGTCGCCCTGCTGGACCGCAGGATGTTCGTCCAGAAGACGCATCCTGCGCGCCGCCTGCTCAACGTGCTGGCCGAGGCCTGCGAGGGCAACAACGGCGAGAGTGCCGCCGAGCGCACGCTGCTGACCAAGGTCGAAGAGGTCGTCGATCGTCTCACCGCCGAGTTCAACGAGAACCTGGCGATCTTCCTGACCCTGGAAGAAGAATTCCGCTCCTTCCTGGAGCAGCACCGCCGCCGCATCGAGATCGCCGAGCGCCGTGCCGCCGAGATCCAGCGCGGCCAGGAACGCCTGGAAGCCGCGCGCGCGCGGATGAACACCGAGTTGGACGAGCGTTTGTCCGAGCGCACCGTGCCGCAGGCCATCGAGGATTTCCTGCGCCAGCCCTGGGCCCACCACGTCACCATGACCGTGCTGCGCGAGGGCGAGGAAGGCGACGGCCTGCGTGAATCGCTGGCGCTCGCCGACGGCGTGCTGGAAGAACTCACCGAAGCCCAGCGCCATGTCATCGGCAAGCCGTGGCTGCAGGCGTGGCGTCCGGCGTTGGTGAAAGTGTTTTCCAGTGTCGGCATGAACCTCGACGCCGCCGCCGGTGCGGTCGATGCGCTGCACGACACGCTGCAGGCCGTGGCCGCGGCACGCCCGGATCTCGAGCGCGCCTTGCCGGAGTTGCCGCAGGTGGTGCTGCCCAAGCCCGCTGTGGAAGAAGACACCACGCCGATCCAGTTGGTGGCCGGCGCGGACACGCTCGACTTCGACCACAGCGACGCCGACCACTTCCGCAATCTCGCCATCGGCACCTGGCTGGACTTCATCGACAAGGACAACAAGGTGCAGCCGGGCAAGCTGTCGTGGGTCAGCCCGATCTCCTCGCGCCTGCTGTTCGTCAATCGCCGCGGCGTGCGCTTCTGCGTCGCCTCGCCCGAAGAACTGGCCGCGATGGTCCGGCTGGGCCGCCTGCGCACGCACCAGAGCGAGGATGCGTTCGACAGCGCCATGCAGGGCGTGATCGAACGCCTCGAGCCGGTCCCGCCGACCCCGCTGACCTGA
- a CDS encoding DUF3106 domain-containing protein, translating to MTSRTARLLALCLLVFASAQAFAQSAPPAPLPTWEQLTPQQREALIAPLRDRWNREPDERPRMLERAQRWQSMSPEQRAQARHGMKRFEGMNPEQRRQARALYGRMKELTPEQRTALRDEWKKMTPEQRDAWMKDNAPRRRPQREER from the coding sequence ATGACATCCCGTACTGCCCGCCTGCTCGCCCTCTGCCTGCTGGTCTTCGCGTCCGCGCAGGCATTCGCGCAGTCCGCGCCGCCCGCCCCCCTGCCCACGTGGGAGCAGCTGACCCCGCAGCAGCGCGAAGCGCTGATCGCGCCACTGCGCGACCGCTGGAACCGTGAGCCGGACGAACGCCCCCGCATGCTGGAGCGCGCACAGCGCTGGCAGTCCATGTCGCCCGAGCAGCGTGCGCAGGCGCGCCACGGCATGAAACGCTTCGAAGGGATGAATCCCGAACAGCGCCGCCAGGCCCGCGCGCTCTATGGCCGCATGAAGGAGCTCACGCCGGAACAGCGCACCGCGCTCCGCGACGAGTGGAAGAAGATGACGCCCGAACAACGCGACGCCTGGATGAAAGACAACGCGCCGCGGCGCCGGCCGCAGCGCGAAGAGCGCTGA
- a CDS encoding NUDIX hydrolase, producing the protein MDEHDKRKAPPQVVWEGKYQRMMVRGTWEYVERAHAGGLAAIIIAVTPEDEVLFVEQFRVPLQALTIEMPAGLVGDIHADESIEVSAIRELEEETGWTAAHAEVLMIGPTSSGSSSEKIAFVRATGLRKVGDGGGDGDEDITVHAIPRVRAAAWLAQKMAEGYELDAKLWAGLWMIDHTLDGAPRQ; encoded by the coding sequence ATGGACGAACACGACAAGCGCAAGGCGCCGCCGCAGGTGGTGTGGGAAGGCAAATACCAGCGGATGATGGTCCGCGGCACCTGGGAATACGTGGAGCGCGCGCACGCCGGTGGGCTGGCGGCCATCATCATCGCGGTCACACCCGAAGACGAGGTGCTGTTCGTCGAGCAGTTCCGCGTGCCGTTGCAGGCGCTGACCATCGAAATGCCCGCCGGCCTGGTCGGCGATATCCATGCCGACGAATCCATCGAAGTTTCCGCGATCCGGGAACTCGAGGAAGAAACCGGCTGGACCGCCGCGCATGCCGAGGTGCTGATGATCGGCCCCACCTCGTCGGGCAGCAGCAGCGAGAAGATCGCCTTCGTCCGCGCGACCGGACTGCGAAAGGTCGGCGATGGCGGCGGCGATGGCGATGAGGACATCACCGTGCATGCCATCCCGCGTGTACGCGCCGCCGCGTGGCTGGCGCAGAAGATGGCCGAAGGCTACGAACTGGATGCGAAGCTCTGGGCGGGCCTGTGGATGATCGACCACACGCTCGACGGCGCGCCGCGGCAATAG